Proteins encoded by one window of Mercenaria mercenaria strain notata chromosome 4, MADL_Memer_1, whole genome shotgun sequence:
- the LOC123550813 gene encoding CD209 antigen-like protein 2 — protein sequence MPHTSVFIVLFCTMFFYNFTVSQSKFGSLERMLNLVKSKLIMLEGKVDQKVRTFQDGLGKEKQHIRNKLNLFEVMKRQQAKAISEFEEKSDKRLTDIEKEVSVRKEFIDRKVIDMNNKTAWITKSMNDNMDIVNTSQNALKHEVEELKEKLENVDETIKKLEMKTAHLPCPDGWVAYKRNCYLVGSEQLTFKKAHDFCTEQEAHLVRIEDSLENDFLKHMLKKLKVHYAWIGLTDQRDEGIWRWYGTDDRATFFDWGPGEPNNDKNNEDCVAIRTWNALDWNDFDCNKMVISRPLCEK from the exons ATGCCTCACACTTCAGTCTTCATCGTGCTTTTCTGCACTATGTTTTTCTATAACTTTACAGTGTCGCAGTCAAAGTTCGGCAGTCTCGAAAGAATGCTCAATCTTGTAAAATCCAAATTAATAATGCTGGAAGGTAAAGTGGATCAAAAAGTTCGAACATTTCAAGATGGAttaggaaaagaaaaacaacacattAGAAATAAGCTGAATTTGTTTGAAGTTATGAAACGCCAGCAAGCAAAGGCGATCTCAGAGTTTGAAGAAAAGTCAGATAAGAGACTGACTGACATAGAAAAAGAAGTTTCTGTGAGAAAAGAATTTATTGATCGAAAAGTTATAGATATGAACAATAAAACTGCATGGATAACAAAAAGTATGAACGACAATATGGACATTGTCAACACTTCACAGAATGCTTTAAAACATGAAGTTGAGGAACTGAAAGAGAAACTTGAAAATGTtgatgaaacaataaaaaaacttgAGATGAAAACAGCTCATCTACCTTGCCCTGATGGATGGGTGGCATACAAACGAAATTGCTACTTGGTTGGCAGTGAACAATTAACGTTCAAGAAGGCCCAT GATTTCTGTACTGAGCAAGAGGCACACCTTGTGCGTATTGAAGACTCTTTGGAGAatgattttctgaaacatatGCTAAAAAAATTGAAAG TGCACTATGCATGGATTGGTTTGACTGACCAGAGAGATGAAGGTATTTGGCGGTGGTATGGTACGGACGATCGTGCAACTTTCTTTGACTGGGGGCCTGGAGAgccaaataatgataaaaataatgaagaCTGTGTTGCCATAAGGACTTGGAACGCCCTTGATTGGAACGACTTTGACTGCAATAAAATGGTCATCAGCAGACCCTTATGCGAGAAATAA
- the LOC123550814 gene encoding uncharacterized protein LOC123550814: MSRTSMFIVLFCTLFFFSFTMSQSKFRKLESMLNLLQSKLTMLENKVFKDELDFRDDLDMILKQLNNSKDKNQDETGNFSDTGFTSTNDDELLRVLEKVRTFQDGFEKEKQYIRNQLKLFEAALDDMKHQQTKAISEFTEKSDKRLVGIENQVLAGKEFMIQNVENIKNETVFIKLSIYDDIEILSTSKTAMKHEMEELKEDNARNKMVLAELSVKFENVEKATNKMNEAPFLDCATWDRFGLSCYKFFDDEVEWEVAVEKCKLEDAFLVEIESSVENSHVVNLTTTRAVDEDKAITDIYEYAYNYYYNFYLGEADSRSIGPWLGASDKQTEGKWVWEYSGRNLDKAFQGWNDGEPNGKSRENCLHLHEKLDYK, from the coding sequence ATGTCTCGCACTTCGATGTTCATCGTGCTGTTCTGCACTTTGTTTTTCTTTAGCTTTACCATGTCACAATCAAAGTTCCGCAAACTCGAGAGTATGCTGAATCTTCTGCAATCCAAGCTTACCATGCTGGAAAATAAAGTGTTTAAAGATGAACTTGATTTCCGTGATGATTTAGATatgattttgaaacaattaaacAACTCAAAAGATAAAAATCAAGATGAAACTGGTAACTTTTCTGACACTGGATTTACATCAACGAATGACGATGAACTTTTGCGAGTGCTAGAAAAAGTTCGAACATTTCAAGATGGGttcgaaaaagaaaaacaatacatTAGAAATCAGTTGAAGTTGTTTGAAGCTGCATTAGATGACATGAAACACCAGCAAACAAAAGCGATTTCAGAGTTTACAGAGAAGTCAGACAAGAGACTAGTTGGCATCGAAAACCAAGTTCTCGCGGGAAAAGAATTCATgattcaaaatgttgaaaatataaaaaatgaaacagtatttataaaattaagcATTTACGACGATATTGAAATTTTGAGTACTTCAAAGACAGCAATGAAACACGAAATGGAGGAACTGAAAGAGGATAATGCTAGAAATAAAATGGTTTTAGCGGAATTATCcgttaaatttgaaaatgttgaaaaagcaaCCAACAAAATGAATGAAGCGCCGTTTCTTGATTGTGCAACATGGGACCGGTTTGGATTGTCATGCTATAAGTTCTTTGACGACGAAGTTGAATGGGAGGTTGCCGTTGAAAAATGCAAGTTGGAAGACGCCTTCCTCGTTGAGATAGAAAGTTCTGTCGAAAACTCTCATGTCGTGAATCTCACAACAACAAGAGCAGTTGACGAAGATAAGGCGATTACAGACATTTATGAGTATGCTTATAACTACTATTACAATTTCTACCTCGGTGAGGCGGATAGCAGGAGTATCGGGCCGTGGCTGGGCGCTTCGGATAAACAAACTGAGGGAAAATGGGTGTGGGAGTATAGTGGACGAAATCTCGATAAGGCATTTCAAGGTTGGAATGACGGTGAACCGAACGGAAAATCAAGAGAAAACTGCTTACATTTACATGAGAAACTGGATTATAAATAG